One window of the Pieris brassicae chromosome 2, ilPieBrab1.1, whole genome shotgun sequence genome contains the following:
- the LOC123720463 gene encoding uncharacterized protein LOC123720463 — protein MSQIEAKLKEYRALRKRQQFIDNIKQKLDNSKDKLINFLVPKSVEMDKKVEEVILLESEEHPLNNSSKSLLEDTVDLTSETSEVEYNEENQESWRYCMLKWSIYGVIWLTLYIIFLNLQFGAVFFVISVLIGIYVNTSTRPKRKGEISAYSVFNKNCKSIDGTLKAEQFEKEIRYGAGTVRSF, from the exons ATGTCACAAATAGAAGCAAAGTTGAAAGAGTATAGAGCACTTAGAAAGCGACAACAGTTTATAGAtaatatcaaacaaaaattGGACAACTCTAAAGATAAGCTCATTAACTTTTTAGTTCCAAAATCAGTTGAAATGGATAAAAAAGTGGAAGAAGTTATATTG TTGGAAAGTGAGGAACATCCATTAAATAATAGCTCAAAATCTCTACTTGAAGATACAGTAGATTTAACATCAGAAACTAGTGAAGTTGAATATAATGAAGAAAATCAAGAATCATGGCGGTATTGTATGCTAAAATGGTCAATATACGGTGTTATTTGGTTAaccttatatattatttttctaaatctacagtttggtgcagtattttttgttatatcagTACTTATtggtatttatgtaaatacaagTACAAGACCAAAAAGGAAAGGTGAAATTTCAGCATATAGTGTGTTCAATAAGAATTGCAAAAGTATTGATGGTACACTAAAAGCAGAACAGTTTGAAAAAGAAATTAGATATGGTGCAGGAACTGTTCGCTCATTTTAa